Proteins encoded by one window of Synechococcales cyanobacterium T60_A2020_003:
- a CDS encoding transporter substrate-binding domain-containing protein has translation PGHSQGEPDRFSNHATKPAATRFLIPANPAERIDFGNPTNTLSGVTLGVLPNTTTATFLENRYPDATIVYFDGVEGREQGVQAVADGAIAAFAGDDILTIGEVNQLGLDPSAFRLVPELPLTCEFYGVLLPEGDDDWRRTVNQFITTFNEGQTLGRWFRDLSSVELNNLQNCLNR, from the coding sequence TACCAGGACACTCTCAAGGCGAACCTGACCGTTTTTCTAATCATGCAACAAAGCCCGCCGCAACCCGATTTTTGATTCCAGCAAATCCGGCTGAACGCATTGATTTTGGCAATCCGACCAACACTCTCTCCGGTGTGACCTTGGGCGTCTTGCCCAACACAACAACCGCTACGTTTTTAGAAAATCGCTATCCCGATGCAACCATCGTCTATTTTGATGGGGTTGAGGGTCGAGAACAAGGGGTTCAGGCGGTGGCGGACGGGGCGATCGCGGCCTTTGCGGGTGATGATATTTTGACGATTGGCGAAGTGAACCAACTCGGACTCGATCCAAGTGCATTTAGACTCGTGCCAGAACTACCGTTGACCTGTGAGTTTTACGGAGTCCTCCTACCAGAAGGAGACGACGACTGGCGACGCACCGTGAATCAGTTCATTACCACCTTCAACGAAGGTCAAACGTTGGGTCGTTGGTTCCGGGATCTCTCGTCCGTAGAACTCAATAATCTTCAGAACTGTCTCAATCGTTGA